Proteins found in one Fulvitalea axinellae genomic segment:
- a CDS encoding TolC family protein, giving the protein MKTRIIFALALFAFSATGAWAQEALSLSQAIEIGLGQNYDIKISGQQEEVAGLQNTWGNAGMFPTLDFQASLTENWSGEDLERRNETIDPGLRMNWTVFNGFSVRINKARLAELEELSAGNTQVVIENTIKDIITTYYQALLEQERTAVAEKLAKLSSDRYHYTERQREIGTKVTYDLLQSQNAWLQDKSNLLQQRVNYKNAVRRLNFVMGIKEDKEYVLTEKFEFQAPDYSFGDLEEKMLSSNSTLKNQYIQQRLNRNSIRQAKSALYPRLSVGGGINKRYYPTAEDQGEIPAVKDDWGANVALTLSYNIFNGGNRKRAIEIAKINTEIGDIQTEQLGHSLSNQLAQNFDSYKVQDEILHLAIENQKAAELNLKLSEQRYKSGNINSFNLRDIEIAYLNASNSKLSAIYQLISIHSELLRMTGGIISQSE; this is encoded by the coding sequence ATGAAAACTCGAATAATATTTGCCCTGGCCCTGTTCGCCTTTTCGGCGACAGGCGCTTGGGCCCAAGAAGCCCTCAGCCTTTCCCAAGCGATCGAGATTGGCCTTGGCCAAAACTACGATATCAAGATCAGCGGACAGCAGGAGGAAGTGGCCGGTCTGCAAAACACTTGGGGAAATGCCGGCATGTTCCCTACCCTTGATTTTCAGGCGTCGCTTACCGAAAACTGGAGTGGCGAGGACCTGGAAAGGCGTAACGAGACCATAGATCCGGGCTTGAGGATGAACTGGACCGTGTTCAACGGTTTCTCCGTCAGGATCAACAAGGCCCGTTTGGCCGAGCTTGAAGAGCTTTCGGCGGGAAATACCCAAGTGGTGATCGAGAATACGATCAAGGATATCATCACCACATACTACCAAGCCCTATTGGAACAGGAAAGGACAGCGGTTGCGGAAAAGCTGGCTAAACTTTCCTCTGACCGATACCACTATACCGAAAGGCAAAGGGAAATCGGCACCAAAGTGACTTATGATTTGCTCCAGTCCCAAAACGCTTGGTTGCAAGACAAAAGCAACCTGTTGCAACAGAGGGTAAATTATAAAAACGCTGTTCGCCGTCTCAACTTCGTGATGGGAATCAAGGAGGACAAGGAGTATGTTTTGACCGAAAAATTCGAGTTTCAGGCTCCCGATTACTCTTTTGGTGATCTTGAGGAGAAAATGCTTTCGAGCAACTCCACTTTGAAGAACCAGTATATTCAGCAAAGGCTTAACCGCAACTCTATTCGCCAAGCGAAAAGCGCTCTGTACCCTAGGCTTTCCGTAGGTGGAGGAATTAATAAAAGATACTACCCTACGGCCGAGGACCAAGGCGAAATCCCGGCGGTGAAAGACGACTGGGGCGCTAACGTAGCCCTTACGCTTTCCTATAATATCTTCAATGGCGGAAACCGCAAAAGGGCGATCGAGATTGCGAAAATCAATACCGAAATCGGCGATATCCAGACCGAACAGCTTGGCCACAGCCTCAGCAACCAGCTGGCGCAAAACTTCGACAGCTATAAAGTGCAGGACGAAATCCTCCACTTGGCTATCGAAAACCAAAAAGCGGCGGAGCTGAACCTGAAACTCTCCGAGCAGAGATACAAGTCGGGTAACATCAATTCGTTCAACCTGCGCGATATCGAAATCGCTTATCTCAACGCCTCGAACAGTAAATTGTCGGCGATCTATCAGTTGATTAGTATACATTCTGAATTGCTCAGAATGACGGGAGGAATCATCTCGCAAAGCGAATAA
- a CDS encoding efflux RND transporter permease subunit, with translation MRKLTELFVKYPFYGKVVMLLLILLGGVTISGMKKSSFPLVPSRNISIQVAYQGASPKEMEEGVTSLVENALRGTPGIKEMTSVSAENIASISVTTLPDYDTDKVLYDIKNAVDGISNFPVNAEKPRVSKVRATSTAMYVDLKGSADLMTLKKYAQKVEDDFLASGIVSQMTISGYPSLEISVEVREDDLQRYGLSLDQVRQAIANNNLDITGGTIRNKREEIKVLSRQRSVEPDDIQEIVILAMPNGQLLKIKDVADVKLMFRETPSGSWVNGERSISLAIRKLNTEDLEDISVFVKDYAEKFNEKHTDAEIIVAFDFADLLQDRLDTLYENGLMGIFLVVISLSLFLSFRLSLWVAWGIPASFLGMFVLAGLVGITINMISLFGMILIIGILVDDGIVIGENIYSHFEAGKSPRQAAIDGTMEVIPAVFTSVTTTIVAFLPLLFMTTKLEMIKDMAIVVILCLSFSLLEGMFILPSHLATPAVLNRKKKDNIFNRTRAKLDKGIFYVRDKVYLPMLSWLLGHKWFSLFIYPAVVIFTIGLVGGRKIEATFFPSVEQDFFSVDLVLKPGTNEKFVKDELVKIEKAIWEVNNEMMEANNDTASYVKYTYVGLGSAFNGNETGTNAGSIFIILTGGDDSPVSSHEIKKKIHEKVGDVPAAYKFAVGASDNWGAPVSISLLGDNFKEIEQASDYLKKELGKIASLYNIIDNNQLGSREIRLSLKPKAYALGFNQVSLMTQVRAGFFGAEAQRLQHGKDEIRIFARYPHDGRQYMGQLDKMRIRTAQGTFPLTELADYHFDRGPVAINRFNGKTEIRVDAYLVNAEEAVLPIIDQINANVLPKMAEKFPDIKCMYQGQQKSSNEDIADLTKFYGIAFLIIVVILVAYFRSYVQAGLILAMIPLGIIGALWGHGIEGHPVSLFSIMGIVALSGTIINDAVVFVSKFNQNLAEGMAFRASVLDAGKSRFRPIMLTTVTTTVGLYPLILETSLQAQFLIPMAISLAYGIFIGTFFILTVLPVLITFANDVNRSLRSLFKGRKLGREEVEPAVIDAQKETLEAL, from the coding sequence ATGAGAAAATTAACAGAGCTTTTTGTCAAATATCCGTTCTACGGGAAAGTAGTGATGCTTTTACTGATCCTGCTGGGAGGAGTCACGATCAGCGGGATGAAGAAGTCCTCTTTTCCGTTGGTCCCTTCGCGGAATATCAGCATTCAGGTAGCCTACCAAGGAGCCTCTCCGAAGGAGATGGAAGAAGGCGTCACCTCGCTGGTGGAAAACGCCCTGAGGGGAACGCCCGGAATCAAGGAGATGACCTCCGTCTCCGCCGAAAACATCGCCAGTATCAGTGTCACCACCCTACCCGACTACGATACTGACAAGGTCCTCTACGACATTAAGAATGCGGTGGACGGGATTTCAAACTTCCCGGTGAATGCCGAAAAGCCTCGCGTATCGAAGGTAAGGGCTACCTCCACGGCGATGTACGTGGACTTAAAAGGTTCCGCCGACTTGATGACACTGAAGAAATACGCCCAAAAAGTGGAGGACGATTTCTTGGCTTCGGGCATTGTTTCCCAAATGACCATTTCGGGATACCCTTCTTTGGAAATTTCTGTGGAGGTAAGGGAAGACGATCTGCAACGTTACGGATTGTCCCTGGACCAAGTTAGACAGGCTATCGCCAATAATAACTTGGACATCACGGGCGGTACTATCCGAAACAAGCGGGAAGAGATCAAGGTGCTTTCGCGCCAGCGTTCCGTAGAGCCTGATGATATTCAGGAAATCGTAATCTTGGCGATGCCGAACGGACAGTTGCTCAAGATCAAGGACGTTGCCGACGTTAAGCTGATGTTTCGAGAAACACCGTCCGGAAGTTGGGTAAACGGCGAACGTTCGATCTCTTTGGCTATCAGAAAGCTGAATACGGAGGACTTGGAAGATATTTCCGTTTTCGTAAAAGACTATGCGGAAAAGTTTAACGAAAAACACACCGATGCCGAAATCATCGTTGCGTTTGACTTTGCTGATCTTTTGCAGGATCGTCTCGATACCCTTTACGAAAATGGCCTTATGGGGATTTTCCTCGTAGTGATTTCGCTTTCGCTCTTCCTTAGTTTCAGGTTGTCGCTTTGGGTTGCTTGGGGTATTCCAGCGTCCTTTTTGGGGATGTTTGTCTTGGCCGGCCTGGTGGGCATTACCATCAATATGATCTCGCTCTTCGGCATGATCCTGATTATCGGTATCCTTGTCGATGACGGCATCGTAATCGGTGAAAACATTTATAGTCACTTCGAAGCGGGCAAGTCGCCGCGCCAGGCCGCTATTGACGGTACTATGGAAGTGATTCCGGCCGTATTTACCTCGGTAACTACTACTATCGTGGCGTTTTTGCCTCTCCTTTTCATGACCACCAAGTTGGAGATGATTAAGGACATGGCGATTGTCGTTATTCTTTGTCTTTCGTTCTCATTGCTCGAAGGTATGTTTATCCTGCCTAGCCATTTGGCGACACCGGCGGTATTGAACAGAAAAAAGAAGGACAACATCTTTAACCGTACTAGAGCGAAACTTGACAAAGGCATTTTCTATGTCCGTGACAAGGTTTATTTGCCTATGCTCTCGTGGCTACTTGGGCATAAGTGGTTTTCGCTGTTCATCTACCCTGCCGTAGTAATCTTCACTATTGGCCTTGTGGGTGGCCGTAAGATTGAGGCAACCTTCTTCCCTAGCGTCGAGCAGGATTTCTTTAGCGTGGACTTGGTTCTGAAACCGGGAACGAACGAGAAATTCGTAAAGGATGAATTGGTGAAGATCGAGAAGGCTATCTGGGAAGTGAACAATGAGATGATGGAAGCCAATAACGATACTGCCAGCTATGTGAAGTACACTTACGTAGGGTTGGGAAGTGCGTTTAACGGCAACGAGACCGGAACAAACGCCGGCTCTATCTTCATAATCCTAACAGGAGGCGATGACTCGCCGGTTTCCAGTCACGAGATCAAGAAAAAGATCCATGAGAAAGTCGGGGATGTGCCGGCCGCTTACAAATTTGCGGTAGGCGCCAGCGATAACTGGGGAGCTCCGGTATCGATCAGTCTATTGGGAGATAACTTCAAAGAGATTGAGCAAGCCAGTGACTATTTGAAAAAGGAACTGGGAAAGATAGCCTCTCTGTATAACATCATCGATAACAACCAGCTCGGAAGCCGTGAGATCCGTCTTAGTCTGAAGCCGAAAGCTTACGCACTGGGATTCAATCAAGTCAGCTTGATGACCCAAGTCCGGGCCGGTTTCTTCGGTGCGGAAGCACAACGTTTACAGCATGGCAAAGACGAAATCAGGATCTTCGCCCGCTATCCGCACGACGGGCGCCAATATATGGGCCAACTCGACAAAATGAGGATACGGACGGCCCAAGGGACATTCCCGCTGACAGAGCTTGCCGATTACCATTTTGACCGCGGACCTGTGGCGATCAACCGCTTCAACGGCAAAACCGAAATCAGGGTCGACGCTTACTTGGTGAATGCAGAAGAGGCCGTACTGCCGATCATCGACCAGATCAACGCCAACGTGTTGCCGAAGATGGCCGAGAAATTCCCGGACATTAAATGCATGTACCAAGGCCAGCAGAAAAGCTCTAACGAAGATATAGCCGATCTTACGAAGTTCTACGGAATCGCCTTCCTGATCATCGTCGTTATTTTGGTCGCTTACTTCAGGTCGTATGTGCAGGCGGGGCTTATTCTGGCCATGATTCCGCTCGGAATTATCGGAGCCCTCTGGGGTCACGGTATCGAGGGGCATCCTGTTTCGCTCTTCAGTATCATGGGTATCGTAGCGCTTTCGGGTACGATTATCAACGACGCCGTGGTATTCGTCTCCAAGTTCAACCAAAACCTAGCGGAAGGCATGGCATTCAGGGCATCGGTTCTTGACGCCGGCAAGTCCAGGTTCCGCCCGATTATGCTGACTACGGTGACCACCACCGTCGGGCTTTATCCGCTTATTCTGGAAACAAGCCTTCAGGCGCAGTTCCTTATCCCTATGGCTATTTCCTTGGCTTACGGAATCTTTATCGGAACCTTCTTTATCCTGACTGTCCTTCCGGTGCTTATCACCTTTGCCAATGACGTGAATAGGTCTCTGAGGTCGCTGTTCAAAGGTCGGAAGCTGGGACGCGAGGAAGTGGAACCGGCCGTGATCGATGCTCAAAAAGAAACATTGGAAGCGCTATGA
- a CDS encoding efflux RND transporter periplasmic adaptor subunit translates to MRRKTVFSALGGLAMVGILCGLAYTMIANKPKPEKSKKEEKTIAVKVKKVTYSDLYEPIVYHGRIRSTEIVSLSSEVSGRILNGDVPLKEGQTFRKGQVLVNIYSDDFRASLMADKSNFLTSLAGTLPDIEVDYPTELGKWKKYFSDIQLEKPLPPLPAIKSDKEKVFMASRNILSAYYNIRQREITLTRYKIRAPFHGVFSTVNLEVGAIASPGQPLGRIIRTDRLEAVAEVMPEDASWIAEGNKVEIHADGKNHKGTVIRKAAFVDPATQTVKIYIRTEAPVLEGQFIELVFNEKPYKSVMNLPREAVFETDKVFTVENGKLKQYHVEVVKTTDDTRLVRGLKEGLWVVQEALVKAEEGMEVRTLK, encoded by the coding sequence ATGAGACGAAAAACAGTTTTTAGCGCACTCGGTGGCCTTGCCATGGTCGGAATCCTTTGCGGTCTCGCTTACACCATGATTGCGAACAAGCCAAAACCGGAAAAATCGAAAAAAGAGGAGAAGACAATTGCCGTTAAGGTGAAAAAAGTAACCTATTCGGATTTGTACGAGCCGATCGTTTATCACGGACGTATCCGCTCTACTGAGATCGTAAGCCTATCATCGGAGGTGTCGGGCCGGATCCTGAACGGAGACGTGCCTTTGAAAGAAGGCCAGACATTCCGCAAGGGACAAGTGTTGGTGAATATCTATTCCGACGACTTCAGGGCTTCGCTTATGGCTGACAAGAGTAACTTTTTGACCAGCCTAGCCGGAACGCTTCCGGATATAGAGGTGGATTACCCTACGGAATTGGGGAAATGGAAAAAATACTTCAGCGATATCCAGCTGGAAAAACCGTTGCCTCCCCTTCCGGCCATCAAAAGCGACAAAGAAAAGGTCTTTATGGCCAGCCGTAATATCCTTTCGGCCTATTATAACATTCGCCAAAGGGAGATTACGTTGACCCGCTATAAAATCCGCGCGCCGTTTCATGGCGTTTTCTCAACCGTGAACTTGGAAGTGGGCGCTATCGCCAGCCCGGGCCAGCCGTTGGGCCGGATTATCAGAACAGACAGGCTGGAAGCGGTAGCGGAAGTGATGCCGGAAGACGCTTCTTGGATCGCCGAAGGCAACAAGGTGGAAATCCATGCTGACGGGAAGAACCATAAGGGAACCGTAATCCGTAAAGCGGCATTTGTGGACCCTGCCACGCAAACGGTCAAGATTTATATCCGTACGGAAGCGCCGGTTTTGGAAGGTCAGTTTATCGAGCTCGTGTTTAACGAAAAACCGTATAAGTCTGTGATGAACCTGCCTCGTGAGGCTGTTTTCGAGACGGACAAAGTGTTTACCGTCGAAAACGGAAAGCTTAAGCAGTACCACGTGGAGGTTGTGAAAACTACAGACGACACCCGTTTAGTTCGTGGGTTGAAAGAAGGTCTTTGGGTGGTTCAGGAAGCGCTCGTAAAGGCTGAGGAAGGCATGGAAGTGAGAACGCTGAAGTAA
- a CDS encoding sensor histidine kinase: MNEKIKDILLNKVLKYLVWIGGVVFIYSGVYWLGWRYALARTITLVVALLLVYYINKKWLIPRFFLPKKNAWYIFLAFATYVTMLFCIMTLDEQYWSLVSDSALKDIIEFYHSMVEEQGQQPTRETLYRPEFAFAFSSIYVLLTLFVSTSLELANIDKKRKEKAKQLNMEKTKAELKFLKSQINPHFLFNALNNIYSMSYMKMDQAPETVAKLSDMLRYMLYDCSNDLVELYKEVDYINNYIDFQNLKTANENKVEFGVEMENPKAKVTPMLFEPLVENAFKYSRIDEYPEGNIWIKLVQKGEYLDFVIQNSVAPDRERESVGGIGLENLKQRLVLSYPEEHKLVYKRQGNDFFVKLSIRMEN; encoded by the coding sequence ATGAACGAGAAGATAAAAGATATCCTTCTGAACAAGGTTTTGAAGTACCTGGTGTGGATAGGAGGGGTGGTTTTCATTTATTCAGGCGTATATTGGCTAGGCTGGCGCTATGCTCTTGCCCGGACGATTACCTTGGTGGTGGCCCTCCTCCTTGTTTATTATATAAATAAAAAATGGCTGATCCCCCGTTTCTTTCTGCCTAAGAAAAACGCTTGGTATATTTTTCTGGCGTTCGCCACATATGTCACGATGCTGTTCTGTATCATGACATTGGACGAGCAGTATTGGAGCCTGGTATCCGATTCCGCTTTGAAAGACATTATAGAATTCTATCATTCCATGGTGGAGGAACAAGGGCAACAACCCACAAGGGAAACCCTGTACAGGCCGGAATTCGCTTTCGCTTTTTCCAGTATTTACGTATTGCTCACTTTGTTTGTAAGCACAAGCCTAGAATTGGCAAACATCGACAAAAAGAGAAAAGAGAAAGCGAAGCAACTGAATATGGAAAAAACGAAGGCCGAGCTGAAGTTCCTGAAGTCGCAGATAAACCCGCATTTCCTTTTCAATGCCCTGAACAACATTTACAGCATGAGTTATATGAAAATGGATCAGGCTCCCGAAACCGTGGCGAAGCTCTCCGACATGCTCAGGTACATGCTCTATGACTGTAGTAACGATCTGGTGGAACTGTATAAAGAAGTGGATTACATCAACAACTATATAGATTTCCAAAACCTGAAAACGGCCAACGAAAACAAAGTGGAGTTTGGTGTGGAAATGGAAAATCCGAAGGCGAAAGTGACGCCGATGCTTTTCGAACCGTTAGTGGAAAACGCGTTCAAATACAGCCGAATCGACGAATATCCGGAAGGGAATATCTGGATAAAACTGGTTCAGAAAGGCGAGTACTTGGACTTTGTGATCCAAAACAGCGTAGCGCCCGACAGGGAACGGGAAAGCGTGGGGGGAATAGGGCTGGAAAACCTGAAACAACGGTTGGTATTGAGTTATCCCGAAGAGCATAAACTAGTGTACAAAAGGCAAGGCAACGATTTTTTCGTTAAGCTTTCGATACGAATGGAGAATTGA
- a CDS encoding LytR/AlgR family response regulator transcription factor translates to MEKVKTLIVDDEHLARTLLRDYVEKIPELELAGICKNGLEAMEFIRNNKVDLVFLDIQMPNLTGVEMLDALSYQTKTFTERPFVVFTTAYSEYALKGYELDVFDYLLKPITFPRFLKCASKVIEIKNTMSKVPNQPAEQAVQPSFVHTHQDYISIKADHKLFKVKLNDIVFIEGQREYVTFHTLKRKIMALASLKKLESDLPSGQFIRIHKSYIVSKDYIETMDGNMLEVGEHRLPVGQSYRSNVLQIFE, encoded by the coding sequence ATGGAAAAAGTTAAAACGCTAATTGTCGACGACGAGCATCTGGCCCGTACGCTTTTGAGGGATTATGTCGAGAAAATCCCGGAACTGGAACTTGCCGGAATCTGTAAAAACGGCCTGGAGGCCATGGAGTTTATCCGAAACAACAAAGTCGACTTGGTTTTTCTGGATATCCAAATGCCCAATCTCACTGGAGTAGAGATGCTGGACGCTTTGAGCTACCAAACCAAAACCTTTACCGAACGGCCGTTTGTGGTATTTACCACCGCATATTCCGAATACGCTCTGAAGGGCTATGAGCTGGACGTATTTGACTATCTGCTCAAGCCGATTACATTTCCCAGATTCCTGAAATGCGCTAGCAAAGTCATTGAAATAAAAAACACGATGTCTAAGGTGCCTAACCAGCCAGCGGAACAGGCAGTACAGCCCTCGTTCGTGCATACGCACCAAGACTATATTTCCATCAAGGCAGACCATAAGCTTTTCAAAGTTAAACTCAACGATATTGTTTTTATAGAGGGCCAAAGGGAATATGTAACGTTCCATACGCTGAAACGGAAGATCATGGCTTTGGCTTCCTTGAAAAAATTGGAATCGGACTTGCCTTCAGGGCAGTTTATCAGAATTCATAAATCGTATATAGTGTCAAAAGACTATATCGAAACCATGGACGGAAACATGCTGGAAGTCGGCGAACACCGATTGCCGGTAGGGCAGAGTTACCGTTCGAATGTTCTCCAGATCTTCGAATAA